From Apium graveolens cultivar Ventura chromosome 9, ASM990537v1, whole genome shotgun sequence, the proteins below share one genomic window:
- the LOC141683840 gene encoding uncharacterized protein LOC141683840, giving the protein MISQWCHAGLGRAIHTTIRLYHTIEATPRQFTGKNIAAMERAQGRIPGIVLAQDDVANTLSRRHVITSDKDHIQSLFNLVPIPFFCSTIFNLRIFAGSGSSAVIESGNVLPIKVHRDPDTGKVFNLVFVWADEGSKLKVDVPVVFKGEDVCPGINKGGYINKIRDNLKYLCPFEHIPSKVEVDVSALDIGDRVSMHDVLVHPSLKLLSKNEDLPVCKITTTQVEDSGPSNRRIISYCKETLSLRG; this is encoded by the exons ATGATATCCCAGTGGTGTCACGCTGGGCTTGGAAGAGCTATACATACTACAATAAGATTGTATCACACAATCGAAGCCACACCAAGACAGTTCACTGGTAAAAACATAGCTGCTATGGAAAGAGCCCAAGGTCGAATACCCGGTATCGTTTTGGCCCAAGACGACGTCGCAAATACACTTTCCAGAAGACACGTCATTACTTCTGACAAGGATCATATTCAATCTCTTTTTAACCTTGTGCCAATCCCTTTCTTTTGTTCTACTATTTTTAATCTTCGCATTTTTGCCGGGTCGGGTTCTTCTGCTGTAATTGAATCCGGAAATGTACTTCCTATTAAG GTTCACAGGGATCCTGATACAGGAAAGGTTTTTAATTTAGTGTTCGTCTGGGCAGATGAAGGTTCCAAATTAAAGGTTGATGTGCCTGTTGTCTTTAAAGGGGAAGATGTTTGTCCTGGTATAAATAAAG GAGGTTATATAAATAAGATACGAGACAATCTGAAGTATCTCTGCCCGTTTGAGCACATTCCTTCAAAAGTTGAAGTGGATGTAAGCGCTCTTGATATTGGAGATAGAGTATCTATGCATGATGTTCTGGTTCATCCGTCACTAAAGCTTTTAAGTAAAAATGAGGATCTGCCTGTGTGCAAAATCACGACAACACAAGTAGAAGATTCTGGACCTTCAAATAGGCGCATTATATCCTACTGCAAGGAGACTTTAAGTTTGCGAGGTTGA
- the LOC141683838 gene encoding red chlorophyll catabolite reductase, chloroplastic, whose protein sequence is MALIFSASPSRSFPVSLSYSSSSFASCKCSSSSSPGSMNQSKLMEFPYVSAPHRNLMVDIVSKVEAHLSSSLLPCTLPQDVQYFENQNSTSHAALLLRSAVPSSQIDFILGSWLHCGLPTGGALNITSFSGYLNSSTDAPNFLVELIQSSPTSLILILDLPPRKDLVLHTQYLKTFYEDTQLDDKRKYLQQLSEVQPYYTSSLYIRSVVSPTAVMVRIQTGTDKTQRLEEIVRDYVSPIAKEVLQIWLELCACGKRQVGEEERIALAKRDKVTKSKTIEIDLGSNLPRLFGEEVATRVLESLKEVYNQ, encoded by the exons ATGGCGCTCATCTTTTCTGCTTCTCCCTCTCGCTCCTTTCCTGTCTCTCTTTCTTATTCTTCTTCATCATTTGCATCTTGCAAGtgctcatcatcatcatcaccagGCTCCATGAATCAAAGCAAACTGATGGAGTTCCCTTACGTGTCGGCCCCACACAGAAATCTAATGGTTGATATTGTTTCCAAAGTGGAAGCCCACCTATCTTCTTCTCTACTTCCTTGTACACTCCCCCAGGATGTACAGTACTTTGAGAATCAGAACAGCACCTCACATGCTGCTCTTCTTCTTAGATCTGCTGTACCATCTTCTCAG ATAGATTTTATACTTGGGAGTTGGCTACACTGTGGACTGCCGACTGGAGGAGCGTTGAATATAACGAGCTTTTCAGGGTACCTCAACTCCTCCACAGATGCACCCAACTTCTTGGTTGAGCTCATCCAGAGCAGCCCTACTTCTCTGATTCTCATTCTTGATCTGCCCCCACGTAAAGACCTTGTTCTTCACACCCAATACCTTAAGACCTTTTACGAAGACACTCAGTTGGACGACAAAAGGAAATATCTTCAACAACTTTCTGAGGTACAACCTTACTACACATCATCTTTGTACATCCGCTCTGTTGTATCTCCTACAGCTGTTATGGTCCGCATACAAACTGGGACTGACAAGACACAGCGGTTGGAGGAGATAGTACGTGATTATGTGAGTCCTATTGCTAAGGAAGTGTTACAGATTTGGTTGGAACTCTGTGCTTGTGGAAAAAGACAAGTGGGAGAGGAGGAGAGGATTGCTCTGGCCAAGAGGGACAAGGTAACTAAAAGCAAGACTATCGAGATTGATCTGGGATCAAACTTACCTCGGCTGTTTGGGGAAGAAGTAGCAACCAGGGTTTTAGAATCCTTAAAGGAAGTGTATAATCAGTAG